A window of Castanea sativa cultivar Marrone di Chiusa Pesio chromosome 1, ASM4071231v1 contains these coding sequences:
- the LOC142637677 gene encoding SKP1-interacting partner 15 yields the protein MTTGSPPKSPKSPFQQIIPYFRALILYSATPIGIIMDASPPIFRLPQDTLHQIFSNLPLRQIMISRSVCKFFYQILTSPCFVDLISTQPPLTLLALRPPHHHHHHHHHHRHVSCSHDLHVFDPSRNEWLRFTLDFLPHRAPHPVASSFGLIYLWGDSADSPESNKSLVVCNPLTREFRVLPQLGSAWSRHGSVLVDSANRVMVLTELAALYFSGSEQKWLKFSSNLPSKPRSPILVSDSVYALCDVGSPWRSQWKLFSCTISKMKSCQSWTRLEKHEWGDVFDILKRPRLVRGSGKRILMIGGLKSSFTLNASCSTILILRLDLESLEWDEAGRMPVEMFKCFQESSKFKVFGGGDDKVFFSAKRLSKLAMWDRSLGKGDWRWIHDVPGTGDGLCRGFVLEARLTPLLLPQ from the coding sequence ATGACCACTGGCTCTCCCCCGAAATCTCCAAAATCCCCCTTTCAACAAATTATTCCTTATTTCAGAGCTCTGATCCTCTACTCCGCCACCCCGATCGGAATTATAATGGACGCATCTCCGCCGATCTTCCGCCTTCCACAGGACACTCTCCACCAGATCTTCTCTAATCTCCCGCTTCGGCAGATCATGATCTCCCGGTCGGTATGCAAATTCTTTTACCAGATTCTGACCTCGCCCTGCTTCGTAGACCTCATCTCCACACAACCACCTCTCACCCTCCTTGCTCTTCGTCCGcctcatcaccaccaccaccaccatcaccaccaccgcCACGTGTCGTGCTCTCACGATCTCCACGTGTTTGATCCCAGCCGCAACGAGTGGCTCAGATTCACCCTCGACTTCCTCCCCCACCGAGCCCCACACCCGGTCGCGTCGTCCTTTGGACTCATCTACCTCTGGGGCGACTCGGCCGACTCACCCGAGTCGAACAAGTCACTCGTGGTCTGCAACCCGTTGACTCGCGAGTTTCGTGTCCTCCCCCAGCTTGGCTCGGCCTGGTCACGGCACGGCTCAGTCCTGGTTGACTCGGCCAACCGAGTCATGGTACTGACAGAACTCGCAGCCCTGTATTTCTCCGGATCAGAGCAAAAATGGCTCAAATTTTCATCGAATTTACCGTCCAAACCACGAAGCCCGATTTTAGTATCGGACTCCGTATACGCGCTCTGCGACGTGGGGTCTCCATGGAGAAGCCAATGGAAGCTATTCTCATGCACGATATCGAAGATGAAGAGCTGCCAGAGCTGGACTCGGCTCGAAAAGCACGAGTGGGGGGACGTGTTCGACATCCTAAAGCGACCGCGTTTGGTGAGGGGCAGCGGGAAGAGAATCCTGATGATCGGAGGGCTAAAATCGTCATTCACTTTGAACGCGTCGTGCTCGACGATCTTGATACTGAGGTTGGATCTGGAGAGCCTGGAGTGGGACGAGGCCGGGAGAATGCCGGTGGAGATGTTCAAGTGTTTTCAAGAGTCTAGCAAGTTCAAGGTATTTGGTGGTGGGGATGATAAGGTCTTTTTCTCTGCAAAAAGGCTCTCCAAATTGGCCATGTGGGATCGGTCTCTGGGTAAAGGAGACTGGCGTTGGATTCATGACGTGCCGGGGACTGGAGACGGCCTTTGTCGCGGTTTCGTGTTGGAGGCTAGGCTCACTCCTTTGCTTCTGCCTCAGTAA